From Anopheles arabiensis isolate DONGOLA chromosome 3, AaraD3, whole genome shotgun sequence, a single genomic window includes:
- the LOC120900245 gene encoding kelch-like protein diablo isoform X1 gives MGDVLISDRPPSPASRLSHTSEKHPRVTLQELNVLRRHRELCDVVINVKGRKIFAHRVILSACSPYFRAMFTGELEESRQTEVTICDIDENAMELLIDFCYTSHIVVEESNVQPLLPAACLLQLAEIQDICCEFLKRQLDPENCLGIRAFADTHSCRELLRIADKFTQHNFQEVMESEEFLLLPVGQLVDIICSDELNVRSEEQVFNAVMAWLKYNVADRRQHLAQVLQHVRMPLLSPKFLVGTVGSDLLVRSDEACRDLVDEAKNYLLLPQERPLMQGPRTRPRKPTRRGEVLFAVGGWCSGDAIASVERFDPETADWKMVAPMSKRRCGVGVAVLNDLLYAVGGHDGQSYLNSIERYDPQTNQWSCDVAPTTSCRTSVGVAVLDGFLYAVGGQDGVQCLNHVERYDPKENKWSKVAPMTTRRLGVAVAVLGGYLYAIGGSDGQCPLNTVERYDPRQNKWCAVSPMSTRRKHLGCAVFNNFIYAVGGRDDCMELSSAERYNPHTNSWSPIVAMTSRRSGVGLAVVNGQLYAVGGFDGTAYLKTIEVYDPETNQWRLCGCMNYRRLGGGVGVMRAPQTENYMWIRKDSVV, from the exons ATGGGTGACGTGCTCATATCGGACCGGCCACCGTCACCGGCGAg cAGACTATCGCACACATCGGAGAAGCATCCCCGGGTGACGCTGCAGGAGCTGAACGTGCTGCGCCGCCACCGGGAGCTGTGCGATGTCGTGATCAACGTGAAGGGGCGCAAAATCTTCGCCCACCGCGTGATCCTGTCCGCCTGCAGCCCGTACTTCCGGGCGATGTTTACGGGTGAGCTGGAGGAGTCGCGCCAGACCGAGGTGACGATCTGCGACATCGACGAGAACGCGATGGAGCTGCTGATCGACTTCTGCTACACCTCGCACATCGTGGTGGAGGAGTCGAACGtgcagccgctgctgccggccGCCTGCCTGCTGCAGCTGGCCGAAATACAGGACATCTGCTGCGAGTTTCTGAAGCGCCAGCTCGACCCGGAGAACTGTCTCGGCATACGGGCGTTCGCCGATACGCACTCCTGCCGGGAGCTGCTCCGGATCGCGGACAAGTTCACGCAGCACAACTTCCAGGAGGTGATGGAGAGCGAGgagtttctgctgctgccggtcggCCAGCTGGTGGACATCATATGCAGCGACGAGCTGAACGTGCGATCGGAGGAGCAGGTGTTTAATGCGGTGATGGCCTGGCTGAAGTATAACGTGGCCGACCGGCGCCAGCACCTGGCGCAGGTCCTGCAGCACGTCCGGATGCCGCTGCTCAGCCCCAAGTTTCTGGTCGGCACGGTCGGGTCGGATCTGCTTGTGCGGTCGGACGAAGCGTGCCGCGATCTGGTGGACGAGGCGAAGAACtatctgctgctgccgcaGGAGCGCCCGCTGATGCAGGGGCCGCGCACCCGGCCACGGAAGCCGACGCGCCGCGGCGAGGTCCTGTTCGCGGTCGGTGGCTGGTGTTCGGGCGATGCGATCGCGTCCGTGGAGCGGTTCGATCCGGAAACGGCCGACTGGAAGATGGTGGCGCCGATGAGCAAGCGGCGCTGCGGCGTCGGGGTCGCCGTGCTGAACGATCTGCTGTACGCGGTCGGGGGCCACGATGGGCAGAGCTACCTGAACAGCATCGAGCGGTACGATCCGCAAACGAACCAGTGGTCCTGCGATGTCGCCCCGACGACGAGCTGCCGCACCAGCGTGGGGGTCGCGGTGCTGGACGGCTTCCTGTATGCGGTCGGCGGCCAGGACGGGGTGCAGTGCCTGAACCACGTCGAGCGGTACGACCCGAAGGAGAACAAATGGTCCAAGGTGGCGCCGATGACGACGCGCCGGCTCGGGGTTGCGGTGGCCGTGCTCGGCGGCTATCTGTACGCGATCGGCGGTTCCGATGGGCAGTGCCCGCTCAACACGGTCGAACGGTACGATCCGCGGCAGAACAAGTGGTGCGCCGTCAGCCCGATGTCGACGCGAAGGAAACATCTCGGCTGCGCGGTGTTCAACAACTTCATCTACGCCGTCGGCGGGCGGGACGACTGTATGGAGCTGTCGTCGGCGGAGCGGTACAACCCGCACACCAACTCGTGGAGCCCGATCGTCGCGATGACGTCCAGGCGCAGTGGG GTTGGACTAGCGGTGGTGAACGGTCAGCTGTACGCCGTCGGCGGCTTTGACGGTACCGCCTACCTGAAGACGATCGAGGTGTACGATCCGGAAACGAACCAGTGGCGCCTGTGCGGCTGCATGAACTATCGCCGGCTCGGTGGCGGCGTCGGTGTGATGCGCGCACCCCAAACCGAGAACTACATGTG GATTCGCAAAGATTCCGTTGTTTAA
- the LOC120900245 gene encoding kelch-like protein diablo isoform X2: MGDVLISDRPPSPARLSHTSEKHPRVTLQELNVLRRHRELCDVVINVKGRKIFAHRVILSACSPYFRAMFTGELEESRQTEVTICDIDENAMELLIDFCYTSHIVVEESNVQPLLPAACLLQLAEIQDICCEFLKRQLDPENCLGIRAFADTHSCRELLRIADKFTQHNFQEVMESEEFLLLPVGQLVDIICSDELNVRSEEQVFNAVMAWLKYNVADRRQHLAQVLQHVRMPLLSPKFLVGTVGSDLLVRSDEACRDLVDEAKNYLLLPQERPLMQGPRTRPRKPTRRGEVLFAVGGWCSGDAIASVERFDPETADWKMVAPMSKRRCGVGVAVLNDLLYAVGGHDGQSYLNSIERYDPQTNQWSCDVAPTTSCRTSVGVAVLDGFLYAVGGQDGVQCLNHVERYDPKENKWSKVAPMTTRRLGVAVAVLGGYLYAIGGSDGQCPLNTVERYDPRQNKWCAVSPMSTRRKHLGCAVFNNFIYAVGGRDDCMELSSAERYNPHTNSWSPIVAMTSRRSGVGLAVVNGQLYAVGGFDGTAYLKTIEVYDPETNQWRLCGCMNYRRLGGGVGVMRAPQTENYMWIRKDSVV, translated from the exons ATGGGTGACGTGCTCATATCGGACCGGCCACCGTCACCGGCGAg ACTATCGCACACATCGGAGAAGCATCCCCGGGTGACGCTGCAGGAGCTGAACGTGCTGCGCCGCCACCGGGAGCTGTGCGATGTCGTGATCAACGTGAAGGGGCGCAAAATCTTCGCCCACCGCGTGATCCTGTCCGCCTGCAGCCCGTACTTCCGGGCGATGTTTACGGGTGAGCTGGAGGAGTCGCGCCAGACCGAGGTGACGATCTGCGACATCGACGAGAACGCGATGGAGCTGCTGATCGACTTCTGCTACACCTCGCACATCGTGGTGGAGGAGTCGAACGtgcagccgctgctgccggccGCCTGCCTGCTGCAGCTGGCCGAAATACAGGACATCTGCTGCGAGTTTCTGAAGCGCCAGCTCGACCCGGAGAACTGTCTCGGCATACGGGCGTTCGCCGATACGCACTCCTGCCGGGAGCTGCTCCGGATCGCGGACAAGTTCACGCAGCACAACTTCCAGGAGGTGATGGAGAGCGAGgagtttctgctgctgccggtcggCCAGCTGGTGGACATCATATGCAGCGACGAGCTGAACGTGCGATCGGAGGAGCAGGTGTTTAATGCGGTGATGGCCTGGCTGAAGTATAACGTGGCCGACCGGCGCCAGCACCTGGCGCAGGTCCTGCAGCACGTCCGGATGCCGCTGCTCAGCCCCAAGTTTCTGGTCGGCACGGTCGGGTCGGATCTGCTTGTGCGGTCGGACGAAGCGTGCCGCGATCTGGTGGACGAGGCGAAGAACtatctgctgctgccgcaGGAGCGCCCGCTGATGCAGGGGCCGCGCACCCGGCCACGGAAGCCGACGCGCCGCGGCGAGGTCCTGTTCGCGGTCGGTGGCTGGTGTTCGGGCGATGCGATCGCGTCCGTGGAGCGGTTCGATCCGGAAACGGCCGACTGGAAGATGGTGGCGCCGATGAGCAAGCGGCGCTGCGGCGTCGGGGTCGCCGTGCTGAACGATCTGCTGTACGCGGTCGGGGGCCACGATGGGCAGAGCTACCTGAACAGCATCGAGCGGTACGATCCGCAAACGAACCAGTGGTCCTGCGATGTCGCCCCGACGACGAGCTGCCGCACCAGCGTGGGGGTCGCGGTGCTGGACGGCTTCCTGTATGCGGTCGGCGGCCAGGACGGGGTGCAGTGCCTGAACCACGTCGAGCGGTACGACCCGAAGGAGAACAAATGGTCCAAGGTGGCGCCGATGACGACGCGCCGGCTCGGGGTTGCGGTGGCCGTGCTCGGCGGCTATCTGTACGCGATCGGCGGTTCCGATGGGCAGTGCCCGCTCAACACGGTCGAACGGTACGATCCGCGGCAGAACAAGTGGTGCGCCGTCAGCCCGATGTCGACGCGAAGGAAACATCTCGGCTGCGCGGTGTTCAACAACTTCATCTACGCCGTCGGCGGGCGGGACGACTGTATGGAGCTGTCGTCGGCGGAGCGGTACAACCCGCACACCAACTCGTGGAGCCCGATCGTCGCGATGACGTCCAGGCGCAGTGGG GTTGGACTAGCGGTGGTGAACGGTCAGCTGTACGCCGTCGGCGGCTTTGACGGTACCGCCTACCTGAAGACGATCGAGGTGTACGATCCGGAAACGAACCAGTGGCGCCTGTGCGGCTGCATGAACTATCGCCGGCTCGGTGGCGGCGTCGGTGTGATGCGCGCACCCCAAACCGAGAACTACATGTG GATTCGCAAAGATTCCGTTGTTTAA
- the LOC120900247 gene encoding uncharacterized protein LOC120900247, whose product MSRVPVSSSYSRPRSGLADAAVDNVRPESLASLGSLAPSLSQYALGNSAGAVGAVAGGESSMARGAVDGFTATPVGQLGVTAFTEGIYTEGGHINPAFSEAMTNSAGQMMTELVGEETMDKMERMEQKMARAVDKITDVEVSAGEMAMVAGVMDYLPEGEEEPAVPEDVPDAGETPDLFTTPLEEPVEADVAVPDMQELNVGELGRMGGPTDEYIPQMEDAGDADADGCCCCCCCGEDGGDDLCGCGDLCDCGCGSCCGCGGLLGCGDCGDCFGCGDCIGCADCADCCSFDCSIM is encoded by the exons ATGTCGCGTGTGCCAGTCAGTAGCTCCTATTCCCGTCCAAGATCGGGACTGGCCGATGCTGCGGTTGACAACGTACGGCCGGAATCGCTCGCAAGCTTAGGTTCGCTGGCCCCGTCTCTCAGCCAATACGCGCTGGGAAATAGTGCTGGAGCCGTCGGTGCAGTGGCCGGTGGAGAATCATCGATGGCACGCGGCGCTGTCGATGGGTTCACGGCGACCCCGGTCGGTCAGCTGGGCGTGACGGCTTTTACGGAGGGCATCTACACGGAAGGAGGCCACATTAACCCGGCATTCAGCGAGGCTATGACGAACAGTGCTGGCCAGATGATGACGGAACTGGTCGGGGAGGAAACGATGGACaagatggaaaggatggaacAGAAAATGGCACGCGCGGTGGATAAGATTACCGATGTGGAGGTTTCGGCCGGCGAGATGGCGATGGTGGCTGGCGTGATGGACTACCTGCCCGAGGGCGAGGAAGAACCAGCGGTGCCCGAGGACGTACCGGATGCTGGGGAGACGCCGGACCTGTTTACCACGCCGCTGGAGGAGCCGGTAGAGGCGGACGTGGCCGTGCCGGACATGCAGGAGCTGAACGTGGGAGAGCTGGGACGGATGGGCGGACCGACGGATGAATACATTCCACAGATGGAG GACGCTGGTGATGCCGATGcagatggttgttgttgctgctgctgctgcggcgagGACGGTGGCGATGATCTGTGCGGCTGTGGCGATCTGTGCGACTGCGGCTGCGGCAGCTGCTGTGGTTGCGGCGGACTGCTGGGCTGCGGTGACTGTGGGGACTGTTTCGGCTGTGGCGATTGTATCGGGTGCGCCGACTGTGCCGACTGCTGTTCGTTCGACTGCTCCATAATGTGA
- the LOC120903949 gene encoding uncharacterized protein LOC120903949: protein MEPDRGVAVLSFKCPLCDMPIESQEKLKQHIKVTHSHYYYDTYLFPPEMLFPGASSSASANVEGVISNEPLSTQEVTIEQAEEECCTCCGYEETGGDCGFCDCEDDAQGECDDCLVM from the exons aTGGAACCGGACCGTGGTGTGGCGGTGCTGAGCTTCAAATGTCCGCTCTGTGATATGCCGATCGAGTCGCAGGAGAAGCTGAAGCAACACATCAAGGTCACGCACAGCCATTACTACTACGATACGTATCTGTTTCCGCCGGAGATGCTGTTCCCGGGCGCGTCGTCCAGCGCGTCGGCCAACGTGGAGGGTGTAATCAGCAACGAACCG CTCTCCACGCAGGAAGTGACAATCGAACAGGCGGAAGAGGAATGCTGCACCTGCTGCGGGTACGAGGAGACGGGCGGTGACTGCGGGTTTTGTGACTGCGAGGACGATGCACAGGGCGAATGTGACGACTGTCTGGTGATGTGA